A single genomic interval of Candidatus Bathyarchaeota archaeon harbors:
- a CDS encoding substrate-binding domain-containing protein has product MSYKKTLHVYSSGAVAPPVKKCAKEFTAKFGTNFEFTVGKAENLISEISELKRGDILTCGAEFILDEAQERGLILRHTRRSVGYRRSAILVPMGNPKKMKSISDLAREGVRVGISVSGCLLGVWDDISSKAGLTDRIRRNVTDFADGCGAVMALINQRKVDAVFGWDAFQKLWRATIEVVELPRDLQVFRSTGIAVIGFSKNKETAKEFIDFIISENGKKTYHEYGWYHTLAEL; this is encoded by the coding sequence ATGTCATACAAAAAAACTTTGCATGTCTATTCTTCAGGTGCAGTAGCTCCACCCGTCAAGAAATGTGCTAAAGAGTTTACGGCAAAGTTTGGCACGAATTTTGAATTTACTGTGGGGAAAGCTGAAAACCTCATTTCAGAGATTTCAGAGCTTAAGAGAGGCGACATACTGACATGTGGAGCTGAATTCATTCTTGATGAAGCACAGGAAAGAGGATTGATTCTTAGACACACAAGGAGAAGCGTTGGCTACAGGAGATCTGCTATTCTTGTGCCAATGGGGAATCCAAAGAAGATGAAATCAATTTCTGATTTGGCTAGGGAAGGAGTTAGAGTTGGAATTTCAGTTAGTGGGTGCTTGTTAGGAGTATGGGATGACATTTCTAGCAAAGCTGGACTCACCGATCGCATAAGAAGGAATGTTACGGATTTTGCTGATGGATGTGGGGCCGTCATGGCTTTGATTAACCAAAGGAAAGTTGATGCTGTCTTTGGTTGGGATGCCTTCCAGAAGTTATGGAGGGCAACTATTGAAGTTGTAGAATTACCGAGAGATCTTCAAGTCTTCAGAAGTACAGGCATAGCTGTTATAGGGTTCTCAAAAAACAAAGAAACAGCCAAAGAGTTTATCGACTTTATTATATCAGAAAATGGTAAGAAAACCTATCATGAATACGGTTGGTATCATACGCTGGCTGAACTGTGA